The genomic DNA TGCGCCAATTTACCACGCCGAGACTATTAAGTCGTACATAGGGATCCCCGTTTGCTATTCGGATGGTAACTTATTTGGCACCTTGTGTGCGATAGATACAGAACCAGTCGATCGTATTCCGCCTGATGGCTTAGAAACCATCGAACTTGTCTCAAAATTACTTTCAACGCTATTACAGCTTGAGCTGCAAAATATCGATTTGTCGCGAAAACAAATGAGTTTTTTACCCTCTCAATTAAAAGACCATGAAACGGGTTTTCTTAATCGATTAGGTTGGTCTTTATATTTAGAAAAAGAAGAAAGCAATATCCGCTCGGTGGGTACACCCGTGCATGTGGTGGCTATTGATGTTTCTCAGCACAATCAGTCAGCGCACTTAAAGGATACGGCAATGATCACCCTGTTTGTGTCGATTCTCAATGGTGCCTTACATGACGGTGGCTATATCGCTCGATTGGGGGAAGATATTTACACCATGCTGTGTGCCAATAAAACCGAGGAGCAAATGGCCGTGATGGTTGAACGTCTTGCTAACGAATTGAGTGAGGCTAAGATCCCTGTCGTTATTGGCTTCAAAAAACATGATTATGGTGATAACTTGGATGTCACTGTGATTGCTGCCATAAAAAGTGTCCGGCAATCATAAACATAGTATGTTCAGCCCAGTGCCGTTGGTCGAGCAGGAGTATCACCCGAGACAGGAAACGTCATGCAACGTGAGCTAACACAGACGAAACCTCGACCCTCCAAACCTTGTATGGTGTGCCAATTTGTCAAAAGTGATATGAGCCGTGCAGTGCAAAGAGTCAAGCGGACCATGACACGTACATCCGTGCCTTATGTTTCACCGGCGGATTATACAGTCCCCGATAGCCAAGCCTGTCAGCAGGCGTTAGCGCTGGTTAAACAATTTAGCCCTGAATTTTTAGTCAATCACTCCTTACGTAGCTACGCGTTTGGCTTGGCGATGAGCCACAAAGTGAAGCAAGACGTTGATAAAGAAGTCTTCTTTGTTGGCGCAATCTTGCATGATATTGGCTTAACCGATTATGTTGCTCAACAAGACACCTTTGAAATCGAAGGCGCCATCGCTGCACAAGCGTTTGCAATGGCGAAGGGTTTGTCGGCGGAACAGGCCGATCTCATTCATGAAATGGTGGCATTACATAATTCGGTGGGTGTGGCGCATCAATGTGACCCAGAAATTGCATTGCTACACTTTGGTGCGGGCGCAGATGTGGCGGGGCTTTGGATCGAAGACATCCATAAAAAGACGCTGCACGAAGTGCTTGAAGCCTATCACGATCAAGGATGTCAGGCCGGAATGATCCAGCTCATCCAAGATCAAGTCACGCGCAAACCACATAGCTACATGTCGACCATGGTGGAATTAGGGTTCCTCAAAAAAGTGGCGAAACACCAATTTGCCTATAAACCGACGTGAGTCGTTAAACGCGATGTTAGGTTTTTGAGTCTGTCTGCTTTTCAACCATCTGAATCAAAAAGAATAAAAGGCTATTGACCTCAGGTTAAATTTCATTAAAGTACACCCTCATCCGCAGCGCAGCCTGCGGACTGTGGTGCTACCACGCATAACTGCGTTGCCCTGGTGGTGGAATTGGTAGACACAAGGGATTTAAAATCCCTCGGCGTTCGCGCTGTGCCGGTTCAAGTCCGGCCCGGGGCACCATAGCACTCTGTTTACTCTTATCTATCCTCCATTACGAATAAAAACCCTTCATTTTGTCGAATTTCAAGCACAGGGTGCTTGGCACTTTCTGCTACGCAACAAGTCGATGATATTTATATATAATCGCCGCGCGTCCATGAGCGCTGACAAGCGGTAATAGCGCTTTGTGTCTTTGCCGCACTCCGGTAGGATAGCGTGAGGAGGGCGGCATGAATCTAACCCAAATTGATGCGTTTTGTGCAGTCGCAGAGACCGGCTCAGTGTCTGAAGCTGCACGTCAGCTGGATGTGAATCGTTCACGATTGAGCATGGCGATTAAAGCGCTAGAACAATCACTTAACGCCGAATTGTTTTATCGCACCGGTAACCGTCTAACCCTGTCGGAAATCGGCAAAGCTGTGTACAAAGATTTCGAGAGCATATCGGTCACGGCGGCACGTATTCGTCGTACGTGCGAGCAAGCGAACGCGGGCTTTAATGCCGAAGTGTGGATCGCACGTGATGATGCGATCCCCGATCAACTTTGGCAGGACTGGGCGCACCAGCTAAACAAGCGCTTTACCGCGACGTCCTTCAACCTCGTGTTAGCCTCGAGTGGTGATCTGGCCAATTTGGTTGAAACGCAACAAGTCGATTTTGCCTTTGGAGTAGACTACGAGCGGATTGACGATCCGCGCATCAACTATCAACCGCTGGGTAAAATTCGCATGATGTCGGTGTGCAACAGTGAGCACCCGTTGAGTCGATTGCGTCGAGTCAGTGATGATCAATTGCGTAATGCCATGCAAGCGGTAATGGTCTATCTCAATGAAAAAGACAATCCCGAGCTTCAACCTTTCTCACGCCGCTACATTGGCTTTTCGAGCTTTGAATATATGCTCAATACCATCTTACAAGAAGAAGCGTGGGGCGTGTTGCCTGAGCCGCTGATCCGGCAATACTTACGAGAACAGCGCTTAGCAGTGATCAAACATACCTATGGTTTGACCCAAGAAGACTATTGTCTATTCACCGCCTCAGGGATGGCCGAGCATCCGGGGATCCAATGGCTGAGTGATAGCATTACCAACTACTTGTTTGATTTCTAAATACACGGCTCGATAAGTGGTTTTTCAATAGGTTGCCATATAGGTTAAGAAAAACTTAACCTAGGTTAAAAAGTTTAAGATTTTCTGAACACCTACCGAGCGCTACAATGCCGTCACTGATTTTTACTGAGCATCATTATGACCGCATACACGCGTTATCTTCCTTTTTCATTGGCTGTGTTAGCCTGTTTAACCCCTTGGGTAAGCTCGCCGATCGCTCTGGTGCTGGGCTTTTTGTTAACCTCCTTGGGCTGGGTACCAAGCGCAATCCCCCTCACCAAAATCACCAAAAAATTGCTGGCTTATTCGATTGTGGGTCTAGGGTTTGGTATCCCACTGCAAGAGGCGCTCGCCGTGACAGGCGATGGGGTAGGGCTGATTATTGCCACCATTGCAGGCACGCTGGTTTTTGGCACATTACTGGCCAAACTTATGGGACTGGATAAAAAGACCGGTCACCTGATTGCCTCAGGCACTGCGATTTGTGGCGGCAGTGCAATCGCAGCTGTCTCGCCCGCTATCAACGCGGATGATAAACAAATTGGTCTGGCGTTAGGCACGGTGTTTGTGTTGAATTCATTGGCGCTGTTTGTGTTTCCTATGGTAGGACATGCGCTGGGGCTAGATCAGCACACGTTTGGAACCTGGGCGGCGATCGCGATTCATGATACGTCATCGGTGGTGGGCGCGGCGTCCGCTTATGGTGAGCAAGCACTAACGACTGCGACCACCCTCAAACTTGCGCGCGCATTATGGATTGTGCCTGTGGCGTTTGTCAGCGCACTCATGTTTCGCAGCCACGCTAAAAAAATCACGATTCCGTACTTTATCGTTTTCTATTGTCTGGCGATTGGTATCAGTGATGTCTTTGTCCAAGCGCAACCTATCTATGAAGTGATTTTCGCCATTTCAAAGCAAGTATTAGTGGTGTGTTTATTCTTAATCGGCTGCAGTATTTCTGTCACCCAGCTACGCACGGCAGGCCCTAAGCCTTTACTGTTTGGTGTTGCGCTGTGGGTGATTATCTCCTGTACATCGCTTGCTTGGCTGCTGCTCGCTGCCTAGTCTCCATCGTTGCCTCAGGTTCACTCATGCGGCGTGTCCTGAGGTAAACGTAATACCGCGACCAACAGAAACGCACTGAGTGCCGCACCAAACTGCCACCATCCTGTGCTGGTTATCGCGAGGAAAAGCTGCAAGCTAATTGCCGCGAGTAACACGCCTTTTCTCATCTTCTTAGTCCATAAAGAATCTAAATTTAGATTTAGTATGCGTAAAAGTTATATGCAAGCAAAATGCGATTTAGCGCTATCTCATAACTAAAACTTGTTTAGAACACTCACTGTCAGAAATATTGACAGTTACTTTTGCTTGTAAGTAATTGAAATTATATGGTTTTTATTTAACGTCTAACAGAGTGATGAAAATGTCAGCAAGTTCGTGTTTGTAAAGCGGCGCAGTAGCACCAAGAATATGTGCGTGTTTTCTACTTTTGGTGTTTTATGTCTCCTCAAAACGTGATCAATGAAAAGTCAGTATTAGTGTTTTCGGCCCTTCTCGCATTGGGGTTTGCCATCGCCGGCCTTGCCGTTGGATGGATTGCTGGCTCTTTAGTGATTATGTTCGACGGTATCTACTCGTTGATTAGTCTAGTGTTAACTTTGTTGTCACTGGGAGCGTCATGGTATATCCACTCGCGCTACGCACGGCCGATCACACGTGCGCTGCTTACTCCGCTTGTTGTCGCCATTAAAGGCGCTGTGATTATGTTGTTGGTGAGTTATTCTCTGTATGAAGCGGTCTCCTCCTTGGTCGAAGGCGGACGTGCGGTTAACCCGTCATTGGCAGTGCTATTTGGTATTATCAACGTGGTGGGTTGCGGTTACGGATGGTGGATGATTGCGCGTAAAAACCAAGCAGGGCAAAGCCAGTTGGTGGAGGCGGAATCGCGCCAGTGGCAAATGGACACCTTATTAAGTCTGGCGGTCACCTTGGGCTTTCTAGGTGCTTGGTTAGTGGCGCATTCACCTTGGTCGGATTATGCGGTTTATGCAGATCCTATGATGATGGTGTTGATGTCGTTCTACTTCATCAAAGTGCCATTTGTCATGGTGCGTAACGCGTTAAAAGAGCTCGCGCCTGTTACAGTAAAGTGGTATCGCACCCGCTCAATGGCGTAATCGGAACATGACGCAATACGGACCTACCCAAACGATCCTATACCCGTGCAGGGGTCGATAGATACTGAGGCGGCGTTTAGCCGCCTTATTTATGTCACCTTATGCACTATAACTTTTTAGATTGGCTTTCATATCAACCTAGATACTGTGAACGATTTCAACGTAGTGTGACGGTATACATTTTGTTCTTTATGCTCGCCTGTTGAGGTGTAGACAGCAGAACGTCGCGACGGCGCTTACACTGAAAAGTAACCATAGCGCTGGCTCGCGATTCGTCCTCCGCTCATCATCTTTTTGAATCTTTTGGTTTTATTTGCGACGTTAGCCAGTATTATTTTCTGGACGTGACCGATTAGTTCAACCTATGACGTTCTTGAAGAAATACTCGATGGGAAACCGCTCGCTGTGGTTGATGGTTTTGACAGTTGCCATACGCATCCGATGTTAACCATACCTTTGGGGGCTCAAGCCTGTATTGATTTTGATGCCCAGACGGTCTCACTCACGCAACCTTGGTTGGCGGGTGAGCACGCAGGGCAATGAGCTTGGATTAGTAAGCCACACCGATACGTTGGCGACGGTGGGCGCCACTTTCCAGTTCGTCGATCATCGCGATAGCATAGTCAGCAACGCTGATTTTGCTGTCACCATGGTCATCGGTAAGCAAGGTATCCGCGCCAACGCGATAGCGGCCTATTTTGTCACCCGGGAAAATCTCTGCGGCAGGGCTGACGAACGTCCAATCTAGGGTATGGGCGTGCCCACGGAATACCTTCAAAGCGTCGCCTTGAGCGAGCGCTTCTGCTTTATAAGCGTCAGGGAAGTCGGGCAGGCTGACCAGCTCGACTCCCGGTGAAACTTCTAGTGAGCCAGCACCGCCGACCCAGAGTAAACGTTTGACGTTAGCGGCGGGTAACTCGTCAATTAAGCGCTTAGCGCTGTTTGCCACCATCTCATGGTTGCCTGCAGCGCGCCCGCCCACGGCGGCAATGACTGCATCAGCGTCAGCTACGGCCTGTTGTACAGAGTGATGGTTATTCAGCAAGTCGAATTGACGCACCTCGACATCGTCGCGGGTCACTTTTTCTGGCTGACGGACAAGAGCGATAACCTCATGCCCACGATGACGCGCTTCTTCGACGATTTGGCTACCGATCCAACCTGTTGCACCAATAATTGCGATTTTCATATTGTCTTCCTCATGCTGTGATTGCTTGGATGGATGTAGCTTATTAGCTTTCATTTATTGGATAAACAATCATAATGGATACAGTTTGTATCAATTAAAGAGACAATATGGATAGGCTTACGGCAATACGTAGTTTTGTAGAAGTGGCCAATTGCAAAAGCTTTACGCGGGCGGCCGAACAACTCGGGCTAACGCGTTTGCAGGTTTCAAGGCATGTGCAAGAAGTCGAGCAATGGCTTTCGCAGCGTCTGTTGCATCGGACAACGCGTAAAGTCAGCTTAACGTATGCCGGTGAGCAAGCCTATGGTCATTGCCAGCGTATTTTGGACGAAGCGGCGGCGTTAACGTTGACGACTGGACGATTACACGGCGCCTTAACCGGTCGTATTCGAGTCGCTGCGCCAATCGGGTTAGCACAAGGGATCCTTGTTGCGCCAGTAACGCAATTTACCGATGCGCATCCAGAGGTCGTGATTGAAGTGATTGCCTCCGACCAATTTACGCCCTTAGTGGATGAGCGGGTCGATATTGCATTACGCTTCACACCTCAGCCGGATGAGCATTT from Salinivibrio kushneri includes the following:
- a CDS encoding GAF domain-containing protein, coding for MIHINTQDQIPFEHFEKASRDTLKYLNKKFGYGTWMMTRKHENQWVILQVEGNKYGIDELTTLRWSDSMCSRMVQGEGPRWAPDVDSVPAYVNAPIYHAETIKSYIGIPVCYSDGNLFGTLCAIDTEPVDRIPPDGLETIELVSKLLSTLLQLELQNIDLSRKQMSFLPSQLKDHETGFLNRLGWSLYLEKEESNIRSVGTPVHVVAIDVSQHNQSAHLKDTAMITLFVSILNGALHDGGYIARLGEDIYTMLCANKTEEQMAVMVERLANELSEAKIPVVIGFKKHDYGDNLDVTVIAAIKSVRQS
- a CDS encoding HD domain-containing protein, yielding MTRTSVPYVSPADYTVPDSQACQQALALVKQFSPEFLVNHSLRSYAFGLAMSHKVKQDVDKEVFFVGAILHDIGLTDYVAQQDTFEIEGAIAAQAFAMAKGLSAEQADLIHEMVALHNSVGVAHQCDPEIALLHFGAGADVAGLWIEDIHKKTLHEVLEAYHDQGCQAGMIQLIQDQVTRKPHSYMSTMVELGFLKKVAKHQFAYKPT
- a CDS encoding LysR family transcriptional regulator, translated to MNLTQIDAFCAVAETGSVSEAARQLDVNRSRLSMAIKALEQSLNAELFYRTGNRLTLSEIGKAVYKDFESISVTAARIRRTCEQANAGFNAEVWIARDDAIPDQLWQDWAHQLNKRFTATSFNLVLASSGDLANLVETQQVDFAFGVDYERIDDPRINYQPLGKIRMMSVCNSEHPLSRLRRVSDDQLRNAMQAVMVYLNEKDNPELQPFSRRYIGFSSFEYMLNTILQEEAWGVLPEPLIRQYLREQRLAVIKHTYGLTQEDYCLFTASGMAEHPGIQWLSDSITNYLFDF
- a CDS encoding YeiH family protein, which produces MTAYTRYLPFSLAVLACLTPWVSSPIALVLGFLLTSLGWVPSAIPLTKITKKLLAYSIVGLGFGIPLQEALAVTGDGVGLIIATIAGTLVFGTLLAKLMGLDKKTGHLIASGTAICGGSAIAAVSPAINADDKQIGLALGTVFVLNSLALFVFPMVGHALGLDQHTFGTWAAIAIHDTSSVVGAASAYGEQALTTATTLKLARALWIVPVAFVSALMFRSHAKKITIPYFIVFYCLAIGISDVFVQAQPIYEVIFAISKQVLVVCLFLIGCSISVTQLRTAGPKPLLFGVALWVIISCTSLAWLLLAA
- a CDS encoding NAD(P)-dependent oxidoreductase; its protein translation is MKIAIIGATGWIGSQIVEEARHRGHEVIALVRQPEKVTRDDVEVRQFDLLNNHHSVQQAVADADAVIAAVGGRAAGNHEMVANSAKRLIDELPAANVKRLLWVGGAGSLEVSPGVELVSLPDFPDAYKAEALAQGDALKVFRGHAHTLDWTFVSPAAEIFPGDKIGRYRVGADTLLTDDHGDSKISVADYAIAMIDELESGAHRRQRIGVAY
- a CDS encoding LysR family transcriptional regulator, with product MDRLTAIRSFVEVANCKSFTRAAEQLGLTRLQVSRHVQEVEQWLSQRLLHRTTRKVSLTYAGEQAYGHCQRILDEAAALTLTTGRLHGALTGRIRVAAPIGLAQGILVAPVTQFTDAHPEVVIEVIASDQFTPLVDERVDIALRFTPQPDEHLIARKLMAIDSIVCASPAYIAHASQPNHPSDLIDHPCLIHVSGDHWQFIKDSRREEIRVSGPIHANDLGTLVNAARMGKGIVRVPCDLANPYVEQGELIPLLTDYRLPPSALWAVYLSRSYQQPVVRHFIDHLASCWQHDIQAPIGGLDAAHQ